DNA from Diaphorobacter limosus:
AGCCGCCTGCGCGCGCTGGAGTTCGAGCGTCCCATGCTGCGCGCCACCAACACCGGCGCCACGGCCGTGATAGACCATCGCGCGCGCGTCACCCACCGCCTGCCGGCCTTCCAGCGCAAGGCGCTCAACGCGCAGGTGCAGGGGCGCGGCGGCGCCGTCACGCCCTATGCCTGGTGGGTGTCGCGCTGGGGACTGGCGCCACTGTGGGCGCTGGGCCTGGGCCTGGCCGCCTGGGCCTGGCTGCGCCGGCGCAGGCATTGACCGCGGCGGGCACAAAGGGCAAGGTATATCTAGCCAGGCTATCGGGACACTGGATAATGGACACTTTTCAAGGCCCTGCGGTGTGGGGCCTACCCTCTACAAAAATCACAAGCATCAATGGCTGATTCCTTTTCCTACGAACAACTGATTGCTTCCGGCGAGGGCCGCTTGTTCAACCCCGACAGTGGCCGCCTGCCCCTGCCCCCGATGCTGATGTTCGACCGCATCACGCATATCGACGCCGACGGCGGCGCGCACGGCCTGGGCAAGATCGTGGCCGAACTGGACGTCAAGCCCGACCTGTGGTTCTTCGACTGCCACTTCCAGGGCGACCCGGTCATGCCCGGCTGCCTGGGGCTGGATGCCATGTGGCAGCTGATCGGCTTTTACCTGACCTGGCTGCGCCTGCCCGGGCGCGGGCGCGCGTTGGGCGCGGGCGAGGTCAAGTTCACCGGCGAGGTCGGCCCCGACGTGAA
Protein-coding regions in this window:
- the fabA gene encoding bifunctional 3-hydroxydecanoyl-ACP dehydratase/trans-2-decenoyl-ACP isomerase, with translation MADSFSYEQLIASGEGRLFNPDSGRLPLPPMLMFDRITHIDADGGAHGLGKIVAELDVKPDLWFFDCHFQGDPVMPGCLGLDAMWQLIGFYLTWLRLPGRGRALGAGEVKFTGEVGPDVKLVTYEIDIKRVIKRKLNMAIGDARLLADGKEIYVANDLRVGLFLREEGAKEAA